In Persicobacter psychrovividus, a single genomic region encodes these proteins:
- the istB gene encoding IS21-like element helper ATPase IstB, whose translation MYSLIEKQLSELSFKGMSLQWETLRQSKQLHELSLTDGLNLLLQAEADHRQTNREKRLIRTANFRYQASVAELHFDTNRGLDKGQVMQLATGEYIGKGQSVLVTGATGCGKSFVASALGYQACTQGNSTLYFNFKKLMASLKVARIDGTIAKLFVKLAKADLLIIDDFGLQKLDAQQQQDLMEVIEDRHARKSTIIISQMPVSDWYEIINERTIADAILDRLVHTSHRIELKGESRRKLS comes from the coding sequence ATGTATTCATTAATCGAAAAACAGCTATCAGAGCTTTCATTCAAAGGAATGAGCCTGCAGTGGGAGACGCTCAGGCAAAGCAAACAGCTTCATGAATTGAGCCTTACCGACGGGCTGAACCTGCTGCTTCAGGCAGAAGCAGACCACCGGCAGACCAACAGGGAAAAACGCCTGATAAGGACAGCTAACTTTCGCTACCAGGCCAGTGTTGCCGAGCTACACTTTGATACCAACAGAGGGCTTGACAAGGGGCAGGTTATGCAACTGGCTACCGGAGAGTACATTGGAAAAGGACAATCCGTACTTGTAACTGGAGCCACCGGATGTGGTAAAAGTTTTGTTGCCTCAGCGTTGGGCTATCAGGCATGTACCCAAGGAAATAGCACCCTCTATTTTAACTTCAAAAAGCTGATGGCCAGTCTGAAGGTTGCCCGAATAGACGGTACGATTGCCAAATTATTTGTCAAACTTGCCAAAGCCGACCTGCTCATAATCGATGACTTTGGTCTGCAAAAACTCGACGCACAACAGCAACAAGACCTAATGGAGGTGATTGAAGACCGACATGCTCGAAAGTCCACCATTATCATCAGCCAGATGCCCGTAAGCGACTGGTATGAGATCATCAACGAACGAACCATCGCCGATGCTATTTTGGACCGTTTGGTACATACCTCCCACAGGATAGAATTAAAAGGCGAAAGTAGGAGAAAATTAAGTTAA
- a CDS encoding Eco57I restriction-modification methylase domain-containing protein — translation MERYLNTYNKVISDYLTLIQGEIDLSNPIELNRARFDIRLVFTCSIFYIQQSGETSKSSVTENAVSWYCSRYGNKSFFFLSLKTSDKYLLQIVDKHLSQAPHEPVSIISLYENLLGLEGIIAKEGIIVNSGKNYRNKLGSYFTPPELARSSTNKCLGLYIRNNLDNDLSSTLSNCKIVDFSCGAGIFLIKAIKEITTLLSEKGFTKKEIQKVVRGTAQNIYGCDVDRIALELALLNVLEQAQSPDLYEAISPNFTFGNFLLHTGKEENNTTKLRTLRDGFIYHEHLALDINKFPNFDIILGNPPWEKIRFEEKKFLDLHSGLLEGINFKGERKKVLTNLQNSNPVFYEYIEEFKAQIDNSKTQIKNNKEFALSSHGELNTYALFTELASSRMAKNAVVGLILKSAIGTSPANKKLFNHLVEKKKIDVFSDFVNKKKIFAIDSRERFCLLILSSTPNNVISVSMNLQNVSQLHEDSQLKLKKDDIWILSPNTGMLPNISSPNELRLLLKIGRKNSIFDKRFPEVKFGRIVHFTNHSDWIIKGAKPNYIPIYEGKFIHQFNGRFAGFNGMSDASKYKSKSMARELNQTELNNPDIIPESRFYIESDKWGKLSRKYGTPEYMLSWRSLTSPTNQRTCIATILPFVPASQSVQFLTSDLRSLLLLCGLFNSFTFDFLVRKMISGIDLTQTVIKQIPVPPIDSLSKTITIEKESYKLSEFIELSTRALLTEDSRLTKLKTETVINFSKNFRSKEYLRLALESAIMYCYQINIDDAQLILSDFTSINENQVAIILKYLTTHLK, via the coding sequence ATGGAAAGGTACTTAAACACATACAACAAAGTAATTTCAGATTACTTAACCCTAATTCAAGGAGAAATAGACCTTAGTAACCCTATTGAGCTTAACAGGGCTAGGTTTGATATAAGACTAGTTTTTACATGCAGCATATTCTATATACAACAGAGTGGAGAAACTTCCAAGTCTAGTGTTACTGAAAATGCAGTGTCTTGGTATTGTTCAAGATACGGTAATAAATCTTTTTTCTTTTTATCCTTAAAGACGAGCGATAAATACTTATTGCAAATTGTTGACAAACATCTTAGTCAAGCACCCCATGAACCTGTGAGTATCATATCACTTTATGAAAATCTGCTTGGACTAGAAGGAATAATTGCAAAAGAGGGAATAATTGTAAACTCGGGAAAGAATTACAGAAATAAACTGGGTAGCTATTTCACCCCACCAGAATTAGCTAGATCTTCAACCAATAAATGCTTAGGGCTGTATATTAGAAACAATTTAGACAATGATTTATCTAGCACATTATCAAACTGCAAAATTGTTGACTTTTCCTGTGGTGCAGGAATTTTTCTAATCAAAGCCATTAAAGAGATTACCACCCTATTATCTGAGAAAGGCTTCACTAAAAAAGAAATACAAAAAGTAGTGAGAGGCACTGCTCAAAACATTTACGGCTGCGACGTAGATAGAATTGCACTAGAACTCGCATTGCTTAATGTTTTGGAACAGGCTCAATCACCTGATTTATATGAGGCTATATCTCCAAACTTTACATTCGGAAATTTTTTACTCCATACAGGCAAAGAGGAAAATAACACTACAAAACTAAGGACACTTCGAGACGGCTTCATCTACCATGAACATTTAGCTCTTGACATTAATAAGTTCCCTAATTTTGACATAATCCTTGGTAACCCACCGTGGGAAAAAATACGGTTTGAAGAGAAGAAGTTTTTGGATCTCCATTCGGGTTTGCTTGAGGGAATCAACTTTAAAGGAGAGAGAAAAAAGGTTCTTACTAACCTTCAAAACTCAAACCCAGTATTTTATGAGTATATAGAAGAATTCAAAGCTCAAATAGATAACTCAAAAACTCAAATCAAAAATAATAAAGAGTTCGCCTTATCAAGTCATGGAGAATTAAACACTTATGCTCTATTTACAGAACTAGCGAGTTCTCGAATGGCCAAAAATGCTGTCGTAGGATTAATCCTCAAAAGTGCCATTGGAACCAGTCCCGCCAATAAGAAATTGTTTAATCACTTAGTAGAAAAAAAGAAAATTGACGTCTTCTCTGATTTTGTGAATAAGAAGAAAATTTTTGCAATAGATAGTAGGGAAAGGTTTTGCTTGTTAATCCTAAGTTCCACACCGAACAATGTAATTTCGGTATCAATGAACCTTCAAAATGTCTCCCAACTACACGAGGATTCTCAGTTGAAACTCAAAAAGGATGACATTTGGATTTTAAGTCCAAACACAGGGATGCTACCCAATATTAGTTCTCCTAACGAACTACGTTTACTGCTCAAAATAGGAAGGAAAAACAGCATCTTTGATAAGAGATTTCCAGAAGTAAAATTCGGAAGGATTGTCCATTTCACAAATCATTCTGATTGGATAATTAAAGGTGCTAAGCCTAATTATATACCTATATATGAAGGAAAGTTTATTCATCAATTCAATGGACGATTTGCAGGCTTCAATGGAATGTCAGATGCGTCAAAGTACAAAAGCAAGTCAATGGCTAGAGAACTTAACCAAACGGAATTAAACAATCCTGACATTATTCCAGAATCGCGCTTTTATATTGAATCAGACAAATGGGGAAAACTATCTCGTAAGTATGGTACACCAGAATACATGTTGAGTTGGAGAAGTTTAACCTCTCCTACAAATCAAAGAACTTGTATTGCGACAATTTTACCGTTCGTTCCCGCATCTCAATCTGTGCAATTTTTGACTTCCGATTTGAGAAGTTTATTACTGTTATGTGGGCTATTTAATTCATTCACTTTTGATTTCCTTGTTCGAAAAATGATAAGCGGAATAGATTTAACTCAGACAGTGATAAAACAGATTCCTGTTCCTCCTATTGATTCACTATCAAAAACTATTACTATTGAAAAGGAATCATATAAATTGAGTGAATTCATTGAACTATCAACAAGGGCATTGCTAACAGAAGACTCACGGCTTACTAAGCTAAAAACAGAGACTGTAATTAATTTTTCTAAAAACTTCAGGTCAAAAGAGTATCTGCGCTTAGCACTTGAATCTGCTATAATGTACTGCTACCAAATTAACATAGACGATGCTCAGTTGATTCTATCAGACTTTACATCAATAAATGAAAACCAGGTAGCAATAATACTAAAATATTTGACTACACACTTAAAATAA
- a CDS encoding transposase, with translation MKSRRKFSPKFKAKVALEAIKEQQSTAELCQKYEISPAQIGQWKQLFLENASSVFEKGSKAIKQESDHEGALNKLYSKIGQLQVENDFLKKASSK, from the coding sequence ATGAAAAGCAGAAGAAAATTTAGCCCCAAGTTTAAAGCCAAGGTAGCACTTGAAGCGATCAAAGAACAACAAAGCACAGCGGAACTTTGTCAGAAATATGAAATCAGTCCTGCACAGATTGGCCAATGGAAACAACTTTTTTTGGAGAATGCATCGAGTGTTTTTGAAAAAGGGAGTAAGGCTATCAAGCAGGAATCTGATCATGAAGGAGCGTTAAATAAATTATACTCTAAAATAGGACAACTTCAAGTTGAGAATGATTTTTTAAAAAAGGCCTCATCGAAGTAA
- a CDS encoding IS3 family transposase yields MEVKSVTERQVMVDEEHADLSIRRQCELLQISRSGWYYKPKGESELNLELMRVIDKEYLEHPFRGVPSMTSFLINDCGYPINKKRIERLYKVMGLRSLLPGPHTSKPSPENKIYPYLLRNLEITHSNQVWETDISYVPIAKGFMYLMAVIDVHSRYIVGWSLSNTMSAEWCRNTIQECINNHGAPEIVNTDQGSQFTSDLFTGYLLGQGVTISMDGKGRATDNIYIERFWRTVKYEDIYLNEYRDGLKLQIGLIEYMNFYNNERRHSSIDEKRPCDLYQSKPHSTTSEAKVSASLESVKGG; encoded by the coding sequence ATCGAAGTAAAGAGCGTTACCGAAAGACAGGTGATGGTCGATGAGGAACATGCTGATTTAAGCATTAGACGTCAATGTGAGCTTCTCCAAATTTCTCGTTCGGGCTGGTATTACAAGCCAAAAGGGGAAAGTGAATTGAATCTTGAATTGATGCGTGTAATTGACAAAGAATACCTTGAGCATCCTTTTCGAGGGGTACCTTCTATGACTTCGTTTTTGATTAATGATTGCGGTTATCCGATCAATAAGAAGCGAATTGAACGTCTGTACAAAGTCATGGGGCTTCGTTCTCTTCTTCCTGGTCCGCACACTTCAAAACCTTCACCTGAAAATAAAATATACCCCTATTTACTTAGAAACCTTGAAATAACCCATTCAAATCAAGTTTGGGAGACGGATATCAGCTATGTTCCTATTGCAAAAGGGTTCATGTATCTGATGGCTGTGATTGATGTCCACTCTCGATATATTGTAGGCTGGTCACTCTCAAACACCATGTCAGCAGAGTGGTGCCGCAATACAATTCAAGAATGTATTAACAACCATGGCGCTCCTGAAATTGTCAATACAGACCAAGGGAGTCAATTTACGAGTGATCTCTTTACGGGCTATCTCTTAGGCCAAGGAGTAACTATTAGCATGGATGGAAAAGGTCGAGCAACCGACAATATTTACATTGAACGATTTTGGCGAACGGTCAAATATGAAGATATTTATTTGAATGAGTATCGCGATGGATTAAAGCTGCAGATAGGACTTATCGAATATATGAACTTTTACAATAACGAAAGAAGGCATAGCTCAATCGATGAGAAAAGGCCCTGCGATCTTTACCAATCCAAGCCGCACTCAACAACATCAGAAGCAAAAGTAAGCGCTTCCTTAGAATCAGTCAAGGGCGGGTAA
- the istA gene encoding IS21 family transposase, with protein MSKLRQIIRMLHQGRSQKSIHLSTRVSINTIKAYRRKLKKSGKPIDYFLSQDELSLSKFFSSGDPAYKDIRYEQMKELLPSLSQELGKKGVTKGLLWQEYIEGHPDGYKYSQFCFHLRRYMRQKHPNLPLDHLPADKLYIDYAGATLPYIDAETGEVINCQVFVACLPYSDYCFAMAVPSQTTDDFIFALKCCLEHLGGVPKALVPDNLKAAVVQTNRYEPKINRVLEDFANHYGTVVVPARPRKPQDKALVENQVKLIYQRAYARMRNQQYFSLQELNNALISYIGKHNQTRMQKRDYCRTEQFVSKEKPLLSPLPDQPFEIKYYRNYTVAQNGHVLMGIDQRHYSVPFEYIGQKAQLIYTDTIVNIFVQSKLVATHRRNKTSGYTTNKDHLCSQHQHYRSRSTDNYLKKASMCPELERMMEVMISKKQYPEQLFRSFDGLLNLMRSYPKEHFETAIRMAIEAEQYNYTFVQNVLRNKTYINSSPPPQTPLPQHENTRGKSYYN; from the coding sequence ATGAGTAAATTACGCCAGATTATTCGGATGCTTCATCAGGGTCGCTCACAAAAGTCGATTCACCTAAGCACGCGGGTGAGCATCAACACCATCAAGGCTTATCGACGCAAGCTAAAAAAGTCAGGTAAGCCGATTGACTATTTTCTGAGTCAGGATGAATTATCGCTGAGTAAGTTCTTTTCTTCGGGCGATCCGGCCTATAAGGATATTCGTTATGAACAAATGAAGGAGCTTTTACCCAGTTTATCGCAAGAGCTTGGCAAGAAAGGGGTTACCAAGGGACTGCTTTGGCAGGAGTATATTGAAGGGCATCCTGATGGCTACAAATATTCGCAATTTTGCTTTCATCTCAGGCGTTATATGCGTCAGAAGCACCCCAATTTACCTCTGGATCACCTTCCGGCAGACAAGCTTTATATCGATTATGCAGGTGCAACTTTACCTTATATTGATGCCGAAACGGGTGAGGTGATCAACTGCCAGGTCTTTGTGGCCTGCCTTCCGTACTCGGATTATTGTTTTGCGATGGCCGTTCCGTCGCAGACGACCGATGACTTTATTTTTGCGCTAAAATGCTGTTTGGAGCATCTTGGGGGTGTTCCGAAGGCGCTTGTGCCGGACAATTTGAAAGCGGCAGTAGTTCAAACCAACCGTTATGAGCCCAAGATCAACAGGGTTTTGGAGGATTTTGCGAACCATTATGGGACCGTAGTGGTACCGGCACGTCCGAGGAAGCCACAGGACAAGGCTTTGGTCGAGAACCAGGTCAAGTTGATCTATCAACGAGCCTATGCCAGAATGCGTAATCAGCAATATTTCAGTCTTCAGGAGCTCAACAATGCCCTTATTTCTTACATCGGAAAACACAACCAAACGCGGATGCAGAAACGTGATTACTGCCGAACAGAGCAGTTTGTTTCCAAGGAAAAGCCACTACTTTCACCGCTTCCCGATCAGCCTTTCGAGATCAAATATTATCGAAATTACACTGTTGCGCAGAACGGACATGTGCTCATGGGCATCGATCAACGGCATTACAGCGTCCCTTTTGAATACATCGGGCAGAAGGCTCAGCTGATTTATACCGATACGATTGTCAATATTTTTGTCCAGTCCAAACTGGTTGCTACCCACCGAAGGAATAAAACCAGTGGTTACACAACCAACAAAGACCACCTGTGTTCGCAGCACCAACACTATCGATCCCGCAGTACGGATAACTACCTGAAAAAGGCCAGTATGTGCCCTGAGCTGGAACGGATGATGGAGGTGATGATCTCAAAAAAACAATATCCTGAGCAGCTTTTTAGGAGCTTTGACGGCTTACTCAACCTGATGCGATCCTACCCTAAAGAGCACTTCGAAACGGCCATTAGGATGGCTATTGAGGCAGAGCAATACAACTATACTTTTGTCCAGAATGTACTACGAAACAAAACCTATATCAACAGCAGTCCACCACCTCAAACCCCTTTGCCCCAACATGAAAACACCCGAGGAAAATCTTATTACAACTAA
- a CDS encoding helix-turn-helix transcriptional regulator, with amino-acid sequence MSIGKYIRALRQENEKTLHQVSIKTDIDSPLLSKIERGERLPTSEQISKLSEFYGVNKPLLESKCIAEKILKNHGASKVTYDAVVMVQEVLHKYSVKETDK; translated from the coding sequence ATGAGTATTGGCAAATATATAAGAGCGCTCAGACAAGAGAATGAAAAAACACTTCATCAAGTATCTATAAAAACAGACATAGACTCTCCTTTGCTCAGTAAAATTGAAAGAGGAGAGCGTTTGCCTACAAGTGAACAAATTAGTAAACTTAGTGAATTTTATGGGGTCAACAAGCCTTTGCTTGAATCAAAGTGTATTGCAGAAAAGATCCTTAAAAATCATGGTGCAAGTAAAGTAACTTATGATGCAGTGGTTATGGTGCAGGAAGTACTCCATAAATACTCGGTGAAAGAAACTGATAAATGA
- a CDS encoding ParA family protein: protein MNYKDVIIQFFEDHPELAVASIEKAAGLSNGRLNRIINQHAAVTPLVIERLRPVFKRYGVELERRAKVVSFFNNKNGVGKTTSVLATAICAASMKKEVLMIDLDPQSNLTSVCKVGDHLGHVFSGKPNCYRYVHSGQNSRTKIDMISCLYHEFWDAIDKMEKDVDFYDRLDTVLDKYRDEYDLILIDNMPGRSKVPKMALVASDYVAIPTRAEEKSFERLRSMLPEIQEVVNLKNPKLKVVSIFTTMYEADNKDHRLLYEANCIALPSMTNIKIPQALTSIDEELGDHNFLRTGKKNSVVRAYMELTVELLNNMGLDVEVPNFINKGKA from the coding sequence ATGAATTATAAAGATGTAATTATACAATTTTTTGAGGACCATCCCGAGTTGGCGGTTGCCTCGATAGAGAAAGCTGCTGGGCTTAGTAACGGTAGGCTTAATAGAATCATCAATCAACACGCAGCAGTGACACCATTAGTGATTGAAAGGTTGCGACCAGTTTTTAAACGTTACGGGGTGGAACTTGAGAGAAGAGCCAAGGTTGTAAGTTTTTTCAACAATAAAAATGGGGTAGGTAAAACTACCTCTGTACTTGCTACGGCAATTTGTGCTGCAAGCATGAAAAAAGAGGTATTGATGATTGATTTGGATCCTCAGAGTAATTTGACATCTGTATGCAAAGTTGGGGATCATTTGGGGCATGTGTTTTCAGGCAAGCCAAACTGCTACCGGTATGTACATTCAGGTCAAAACAGCAGAACAAAGATCGATATGATCTCATGCTTATACCACGAATTCTGGGACGCTATTGATAAAATGGAGAAGGACGTAGATTTTTATGATCGTTTAGACACCGTATTAGATAAATACCGTGACGAATATGACTTGATTTTAATAGACAATATGCCAGGTCGATCAAAGGTTCCCAAGATGGCCTTGGTTGCTTCTGACTATGTCGCCATCCCAACTCGGGCTGAGGAAAAGAGCTTTGAACGTTTGCGATCGATGTTGCCTGAAATTCAAGAGGTTGTTAACCTCAAGAATCCTAAGCTTAAGGTCGTATCCATCTTTACGACAATGTATGAGGCTGACAATAAAGATCATCGATTATTGTATGAAGCTAATTGTATAGCTCTGCCCTCAATGACTAATATTAAAATACCCCAAGCATTAACGAGTATTGATGAAGAGTTAGGGGACCATAATTTCTTGAGAACAGGAAAGAAAAATTCAGTGGTAAGGGCTTATATGGAGCTCACCGTTGAGTTGTTGAATAACATGGGGTTGGATGTTGAAGTTCCAAATTTCATCAACAAAGGTAAGGCCTAA
- a CDS encoding Eco57I restriction-modification methylase domain-containing protein, with product MNKDLKNIVKKFLSFDINEDIDKSSQFFAVSVALIKLDIGNLNSSSLTEHSDYRIVKNKFPELVSSFEQIYNKISYEKRGVIFKDMKLIVEKSDSFSDDIISWSYQFMKKTLEKEAFGKLGRDKVKIEGKDLLYTTQFFTDKYMAEYLVNIFCIKLNKENIAKTTFYDMACGGGNFLNLLANKCFDLLSKYKPEWDCDKKVGFILSDMLVGYDLDSNISKIASISVFVNLAKYCSISKIHRPYIFGGRFDDLLGYIAEEVQSETLNNTSIEDCLNKPHDHQRFFITNPPFMGKRDMSLELKEKLNQIFPDCNADLCASFISRSLERLKNNDSLAVVMQSNWMHLKSFKKYRKRILENYHISDCVDLGTKAFKEINGEKTSVSLCFFELNKGEKTRFQNYKYLSYKEKEEALSKIDPNNVYYAYQEDFLTNEDFEITHELNDSFKTLDKLPAYGNFGTPMQGTSTGDNKNFVKYFWEVNDNEKWRYVSKGGGFSKWSGLNYFKVLWGKNAEEIKNNPGSAIRNIDKINVTDLVYSDTGTLGLNIRVLEHNQVFIASGPGIEVKYGDKYAHLAFLNSRLASFLLKMKNPKFTVSAGYISKIPVKEKLLHSETLSSYGKQALLLKREYLKNKLPNPEFDETSNYENAPSDEIIERLIISDFKNDFSRLKLADRIDQEIIESFKLNKKELKKITSVVGSSPFKIKFSQDSSINLDDLDTKISKLLDINCLFKGKSINGYTYGTDSIVEHLSYEFHIHPTKLLKVVSDNLSKLHQTKRIFLMDYYHKFLLTTLNVNRISDIPKTEISIDKLIEVFETAVANDNYSEDTRKLVEKLILKHHFKSFKKRPFITLDSTHVKVGHHQ from the coding sequence ATGAATAAAGATTTAAAAAACATCGTTAAAAAATTCCTCTCGTTCGATATCAACGAAGATATCGATAAATCCTCACAGTTTTTTGCTGTATCTGTAGCCTTAATAAAACTAGACATAGGCAACTTAAATTCTTCATCCCTTACGGAACACTCAGATTATAGAATAGTAAAAAACAAGTTCCCTGAGCTTGTAAGTTCATTTGAGCAGATATATAACAAGATATCATATGAAAAAAGAGGTGTAATATTTAAAGATATGAAGCTTATTGTAGAAAAAAGTGACTCATTTAGTGATGATATAATTTCTTGGAGTTATCAGTTTATGAAAAAAACGCTTGAAAAAGAAGCGTTTGGAAAATTGGGTAGAGATAAAGTCAAAATTGAAGGGAAAGATTTACTTTATACCACTCAATTCTTTACTGATAAATACATGGCAGAATATTTAGTTAATATTTTTTGTATTAAACTGAATAAGGAAAATATTGCCAAAACAACTTTTTATGACATGGCCTGTGGTGGGGGAAATTTCCTGAATTTACTTGCCAATAAATGTTTTGATTTACTTTCAAAATACAAACCTGAGTGGGATTGCGATAAAAAGGTAGGATTCATTCTTTCTGATATGCTCGTGGGATATGATTTGGATAGTAATATATCGAAAATAGCTTCAATATCGGTTTTTGTTAACCTCGCTAAATATTGTAGTATTTCAAAGATACATAGACCATACATTTTTGGAGGTAGATTTGATGACTTATTAGGATATATTGCCGAAGAGGTTCAATCAGAAACGTTGAATAACACATCTATAGAGGATTGTTTAAACAAACCACATGACCACCAGAGGTTTTTTATTACAAACCCTCCGTTTATGGGAAAACGTGATATGAGCCTTGAACTAAAAGAAAAACTAAATCAAATTTTTCCAGATTGTAATGCCGATTTGTGTGCGTCATTCATAAGTAGATCATTAGAAAGACTGAAAAATAATGATTCCCTAGCTGTTGTGATGCAAAGTAACTGGATGCATTTAAAAAGTTTCAAGAAATATCGAAAGAGAATCTTAGAGAATTATCATATAAGTGATTGTGTAGACTTAGGTACAAAAGCCTTTAAAGAAATTAATGGTGAAAAGACTAGTGTTTCTCTCTGTTTCTTTGAATTGAATAAAGGGGAAAAAACAAGATTCCAGAATTACAAATACCTATCTTATAAAGAAAAAGAAGAAGCATTGTCAAAAATAGATCCTAATAATGTATACTATGCATATCAAGAAGACTTTTTGACAAATGAAGACTTTGAAATTACTCATGAGTTAAATGATAGCTTTAAAACTTTAGACAAACTTCCTGCCTATGGTAATTTTGGTACACCAATGCAAGGTACTTCGACAGGAGATAATAAAAATTTCGTCAAATATTTTTGGGAGGTCAATGACAATGAAAAATGGAGATATGTTAGTAAGGGGGGGGGCTTCAGTAAATGGTCAGGTCTTAACTACTTCAAAGTGTTATGGGGTAAAAACGCTGAAGAAATCAAAAATAATCCCGGCAGTGCAATTCGAAATATCGACAAAATCAATGTGACCGACTTGGTTTACAGCGATACTGGAACTCTGGGATTAAATATTCGCGTACTGGAACACAATCAAGTATTCATTGCATCTGGACCAGGTATTGAAGTAAAATATGGAGATAAATACGCGCATTTAGCTTTTCTAAATTCGAGACTTGCTTCTTTTCTCTTGAAAATGAAGAATCCAAAATTTACGGTCAGCGCTGGGTATATTTCCAAAATCCCTGTGAAGGAGAAATTACTTCATTCTGAAACTTTATCTTCCTATGGCAAGCAGGCTCTATTGTTGAAACGAGAATATTTAAAAAATAAGTTGCCAAATCCAGAATTCGATGAAACGAGTAACTATGAAAACGCCCCCTCTGATGAAATAATCGAAAGATTAATTATTTCAGATTTTAAAAATGACTTTTCTAGGTTGAAATTGGCGGATAGAATAGATCAAGAAATCATCGAAAGTTTTAAGCTAAACAAAAAAGAACTTAAAAAAATTACATCAGTTGTTGGTTCCTCTCCTTTTAAGATAAAGTTTAGTCAAGATTCATCAATTAATTTAGATGATTTGGATACTAAAATTAGTAAGCTCCTCGACATCAACTGCTTATTTAAAGGTAAATCTATAAATGGATACACATATGGTACAGATAGCATAGTCGAGCACTTGAGTTATGAATTTCATATACATCCTACTAAGCTATTAAAAGTTGTATCTGATAATTTATCAAAATTACACCAGACTAAAAGAATATTCTTGATGGATTATTATCACAAGTTCCTATTGACAACCCTTAATGTAAATCGAATAAGTGATATTCCAAAAACAGAAATTTCGATAGATAAACTAATTGAGGTTTTTGAAACTGCTGTGGCTAATGATAATTATTCAGAAGACACGAGAAAGTTAGTAGAAAAATTGATATTGAAACACCATTTTAAAAGCTTTAAGAAACGTCCATTCATTACACTGGACTCAACACATGTCAAAGTAGGACATCATCAATAA